In Aureibaculum algae, the following are encoded in one genomic region:
- a CDS encoding glycoside hydrolase family 2 TIM barrel-domain containing protein gives MKGINRNILRSVLVLSYIALIVFILFGISSLYSYLNTGADRSSMLRTEIKKIDQYLPQLEWASLKNEGRVMDDQTLYAIQNDYLDAWYVKHVAFKTNTLTGINDYYTKTARKNIIKFIKQNNDKNISIEGTTLRHHPTLDFFSEDGKLAVITDKDVVEYKRIYQDETIVLENTEKSTFKIILLLEDGLWRIRHIIKEESVDNKNNFKPASINFNEIRGINYYPQDSPWDMFGDKYDTSIIEKDFKIIKNSGLNSIRIFVPYEDFGKAHVKPGKLNKLNQVLDLAQSENLKVVVTLFDFFGDYSVLNWTLNQHHASAIVYALKDHKALLGWDIKNEPNLDFESRGKTNVIAWLDNMIDLVKSVDSIHPVTIGWSNTQSTSILKDKVDIVSFHYYEDLEKLDTAIKTMRIEIPNKPLVLQEFGISSYSGLWKPFGSSDEDQANYHKKIQEIIALNKLQFMSWTLYDFNEIPTDVVGRLPWRKKAQEHFGFINKNGEKKPAFEYISKE, from the coding sequence ATGAAAGGTATTAACAGAAACATATTACGAAGTGTTTTAGTGCTGTCTTACATCGCTTTAATTGTTTTTATATTGTTCGGTATAAGTAGTTTGTATAGCTATTTAAATACAGGTGCAGACCGTAGCAGCATGTTACGCACTGAAATTAAAAAGATTGACCAATATTTACCGCAATTAGAATGGGCGTCTTTAAAAAATGAAGGTCGAGTAATGGACGACCAAACGTTGTATGCCATTCAAAATGATTATTTAGATGCATGGTATGTAAAACATGTGGCTTTTAAAACCAATACTTTAACAGGCATTAATGACTATTACACTAAAACAGCTCGGAAAAATATCATTAAATTTATTAAACAAAATAACGATAAAAATATTTCAATTGAAGGTACTACTTTAAGACATCACCCTACGTTAGATTTTTTTAGCGAAGACGGAAAACTGGCTGTTATTACAGATAAAGATGTTGTTGAATATAAAAGAATTTACCAGGATGAAACCATTGTTCTAGAAAACACGGAAAAATCTACTTTTAAAATAATACTACTATTAGAAGATGGTTTATGGCGTATTAGACACATAATAAAAGAAGAAAGTGTCGATAATAAAAATAACTTTAAACCCGCTTCCATTAATTTTAATGAAATAAGAGGTATTAACTATTATCCTCAAGATTCTCCATGGGATATGTTTGGAGATAAATATGATACAAGTATTATAGAAAAAGATTTTAAAATTATTAAAAATTCAGGACTCAATAGTATTAGAATTTTTGTGCCATATGAAGATTTTGGTAAAGCCCATGTTAAACCTGGGAAACTAAATAAACTTAACCAAGTATTAGATTTAGCTCAATCTGAAAATTTGAAAGTAGTAGTCACTCTTTTTGATTTTTTTGGTGATTATTCTGTTTTAAATTGGACGCTTAATCAACATCATGCTTCAGCAATTGTTTATGCATTAAAAGATCACAAAGCTTTGTTAGGCTGGGATATTAAAAACGAACCTAATTTAGATTTTGAATCGAGAGGCAAAACAAATGTAATTGCTTGGTTAGACAATATGATTGATTTGGTAAAATCTGTAGACAGTATTCACCCAGTAACAATTGGTTGGTCTAACACACAAAGTACTTCTATATTAAAAGATAAAGTAGATATTGTATCATTTCATTACTATGAAGATTTAGAGAAATTAGATACTGCCATAAAAACGATGAGAATAGAAATACCGAATAAGCCATTAGTACTTCAAGAGTTTGGAATCTCGTCTTACAGTGGTCTTTGGAAACCTTTTGGCAGCTCAGATGAAGATCAAGCCAACTACCATAAAAAAATCCAAGAAATAATTGCACTTAATAAGTTACAATTTATGTCTTGGACACTTTACGATTTTAATGAAATACCAACTGATGTAGTTGGACGACTTCCTTGGCGAAAAAAGGCTCAAGAACATTTTGGATTTATAAATAAAAACGGAGAAAAAAAACCTGCGTTTGAGTATATTTCAAAGGAATAA
- a CDS encoding glycosyltransferase, with protein sequence MKLAIVTAYPPSKVTLNEYAYHLVKHFRQKEEVTELVLLTDFTEGKKDIEFTEAGCKITVKQCWKFNSYTNLFKVTQAINKIKPNAVLFNLQFMKFGDKKVAAALGLMLPLVCKLKKIPNIVLLHNILEEVDLGSAGFTTNKLMQKIYGFIGSTLTRLILQADTVAVTMEKYVTILEAKYKAKNVKLIPHGTFEIPEEPDYKVPTKPMQIMTFGKFGTYKKVEGMIEAVVKVRQVTGLDLEVVIAGTDNPNVPGYLAKVKEDYKHVPQVRFTGYVEEHEVPTIFNESAVVVFPYTSTTGSSGVLHQAGSYGKAVIMPDLGDLALLVQDEGYKGEFFEPTSVESLANAIESIVTNEAYRMELGKANYKAATALPMSKIADMYLDTFETIISRKTKRTAVTA encoded by the coding sequence ATGAAATTAGCGATTGTCACAGCATATCCTCCTAGTAAAGTTACTCTAAATGAATATGCATATCATTTAGTAAAACACTTCAGACAAAAAGAAGAAGTAACTGAGTTAGTATTATTAACTGATTTTACAGAAGGTAAAAAGGATATTGAATTTACGGAGGCTGGTTGTAAGATAACCGTTAAGCAATGTTGGAAATTCAACAGTTACACAAACCTATTTAAGGTAACACAAGCAATAAATAAAATTAAACCAAATGCGGTGTTGTTTAATTTACAATTTATGAAATTTGGAGATAAAAAAGTAGCGGCTGCATTAGGTTTAATGTTACCACTCGTATGTAAGCTTAAAAAAATACCAAATATTGTTTTACTTCATAATATTTTAGAAGAAGTAGATTTAGGTAGTGCCGGTTTTACGACAAATAAATTAATGCAAAAAATTTATGGATTTATAGGTTCTACATTAACAAGATTAATTCTTCAAGCAGATACTGTTGCAGTTACCATGGAGAAATATGTGACTATTCTTGAAGCTAAGTATAAAGCAAAAAACGTAAAATTAATACCACATGGTACATTTGAAATACCGGAAGAACCAGATTATAAGGTCCCAACTAAACCTATGCAAATAATGACTTTTGGAAAGTTTGGTACGTATAAAAAAGTTGAGGGAATGATTGAAGCCGTTGTAAAAGTAAGGCAAGTTACAGGGTTAGATTTAGAAGTTGTTATTGCAGGAACTGATAACCCTAACGTACCAGGATATTTAGCTAAAGTTAAAGAAGATTATAAGCATGTGCCGCAAGTTCGGTTTACAGGATATGTGGAAGAACATGAAGTGCCAACTATATTTAATGAAAGTGCAGTGGTTGTATTTCCTTATACTTCTACAACAGGTAGTTCAGGTGTTTTACACCAAGCGGGAAGTTATGGTAAAGCGGTAATAATGCCAGACCTAGGAGATTTAGCATTGTTAGTGCAAGATGAAGGTTATAAAGGTGAATTTTTTGAGCCTACTTCAGTAGAAAGTTTAGCAAATGCTATTGAAAGTATCGTAACTAATGAAGCCTATAGAATGGAATTAGGTAAAGCAAATTATAAGGCAGCAACAGCATTGCCTATGAGTAAAATTGCAGACATGTACTTAGATACTTTTGAAACTATAATTTCTAGAAAAACAAAGAGAACAGCGGTTACAGCGTAA
- a CDS encoding oligosaccharide flippase family protein produces the protein MQFIASLKSKKITPEQLFMLSVLVVNGGNYLYNLILGRLLGPAQFADAAVLITFLLVLSFAAMTFQLVTAKFSVLFENQVLKGFISKVYKNALVVGIIMGVLIVVFANQLQNLFNTSSSNMFIVFGCGVPLYFLMSVNRGVFQGKKNFKSLSITYQGEMLSRLIITLGLILIFNIQSSVVIAVGIIASFVFGLIPFKVPTIIPKKALELSKTHTKEIRAFFIITVFYELTQIIINNSDILLVKHYFEAYEAGLYASLALIGRMVYFIAWMFVMLLLPTVVQLKKDGKETASILFKYVGYIAVISIAIIVLCLSFPETIITLLFGDSYIAMAPLLWKYAIATSMFAISNIFAYYYLSLDKYIPVVITGVFGVLQMGLVIFYHESLEQVVHMQIIAMLLLLGIQLVFFKYNQIKEKAI, from the coding sequence ATGCAATTTATAGCCTCATTAAAATCTAAAAAAATTACTCCAGAACAATTATTTATGCTAAGTGTTTTGGTGGTGAATGGAGGGAATTATTTATATAATTTAATTCTAGGTCGCTTATTAGGGCCAGCACAATTTGCAGATGCAGCTGTGCTAATTACATTTTTATTGGTGCTAAGTTTTGCAGCGATGACCTTTCAATTGGTAACGGCTAAATTTTCTGTGCTTTTTGAAAATCAAGTGTTGAAAGGATTTATTTCTAAAGTCTATAAAAATGCTTTGGTTGTCGGCATAATAATGGGAGTCCTAATTGTTGTTTTTGCAAACCAATTACAAAACTTATTTAATACCTCATCGTCAAATATGTTTATTGTATTTGGTTGTGGTGTACCCCTTTATTTTCTAATGAGCGTAAATCGTGGAGTCTTTCAAGGTAAAAAGAATTTTAAGTCCTTATCTATTACTTACCAAGGCGAAATGTTAAGTCGTTTAATAATAACACTTGGGCTCATTCTAATTTTTAATATACAATCATCTGTCGTAATTGCAGTTGGTATTATTGCGTCTTTTGTGTTTGGATTGATACCATTCAAAGTTCCTACTATTATTCCAAAAAAGGCATTAGAATTAAGTAAAACACATACAAAAGAGATAAGAGCATTTTTTATTATTACTGTATTTTACGAATTAACCCAAATCATTATAAACAACAGTGATATACTTTTGGTAAAACATTATTTTGAAGCTTATGAGGCTGGTTTATATGCCTCTTTAGCTTTAATTGGTAGAATGGTTTACTTTATCGCCTGGATGTTTGTAATGCTTTTATTACCAACGGTAGTTCAGCTTAAAAAAGATGGAAAAGAGACTGCTTCTATTCTTTTTAAATATGTAGGTTATATAGCGGTAATCTCAATTGCTATAATAGTACTTTGTTTAAGTTTTCCTGAAACAATTATTACCCTTTTATTTGGCGATAGTTATATTGCTATGGCTCCATTATTATGGAAATATGCAATAGCAACCTCTATGTTTGCCATATCTAATATTTTCGCTTATTACTACCTATCCTTAGATAAATATATACCTGTAGTTATTACTGGGGTATTTGGTGTGTTGCAAATGGGATTAGTTATTTTTTATCACGAAAGTTTAGAGCAAGTAGTTCATATGCAAATTATAGCGATGTTATTATTACTCGGTATTCAATTAGTATTTTTTAAATATAATCAAATAAAGGAAAAAGCTATTTAA
- a CDS encoding STAS domain-containing protein: MAIKILKTNNIFNVEGQINLTTANYFKTHLTITLNSSRGLTININKVSEIDESGIQALETIYANALQWNKPFYIVGEGANAVYTKFGHTNLA, encoded by the coding sequence ATGGCAATTAAAATATTAAAAACCAATAATATATTTAATGTTGAAGGTCAAATTAACCTTACCACAGCAAATTATTTTAAAACACATTTAACAATTACGTTAAATTCATCAAGAGGATTGACCATCAATATTAATAAGGTTTCTGAAATTGATGAAAGTGGAATTCAAGCTTTAGAAACAATTTATGCAAATGCTTTACAATGGAACAAACCGTTTTATATAGTTGGAGAGGGAGCAAATGCTGTTTATACAAAATTTGGACATACGAATTTAGCTTAA
- a CDS encoding tetratricopeptide repeat protein, with protein sequence MIIKKLLLLFTVLASTVIYSQEMQEGFTYLETGKYAKAETFFQTVLKDYPNNKTARLCYGRAIGLNGKPEEANILFTNLLADYPSDFEVKLNYGESLLWNSNFTKAKTYFKSLIDEDPKSFPALLSYANTLSNLKEYEDALVYVNKALEVLPGNPNALTSKKYMYLGYAYQKQQAQQYNEAESLLKENLTLFNNDKETLLNLANLYLIANRLEDAKATYDLLATNPNNKITALNGLALVSHLNGKEKVALELSKQAYKSIDTISDPSLVQPTTERHIQALIWNKQFKPADKLIANLISSKPNENWILALRATLNIYKSDFKKSVTDYNQILVNDSTSFDGNLGKANALKALGFYDDAYLSAENTLKFYNNQKDASNFIKNLNTTFTPSYEGKASYTFDNGDNEAFAFNNSLEFPLSTKLKALGSYNYRNTSNSVTDNKATSNDFSLGLAYQLLPNVTFRGTAGIMAANANDTDYTQLLTDLSFNIKPFKLQTLDIGYKREVQSFNAELLDREIVQNNYYANYNLSTNFKLGWFTQYYYTSQNDDNTRNLLFTSLYYNILSKPSLKAGLNYQYITFKNQVPTIYFSPNKFNAVEVFVNLIKDEVITKPKEWFYELTAATGLQYIEDDSSQSTYRIQAKLGYKFSSRAAANIFGTRSNIASATAAGFTFTEIGIRFKWYLFDSPTFRK encoded by the coding sequence ATGATTATTAAAAAGCTATTGCTTCTGTTCACCGTTTTAGCATCTACTGTTATTTATTCTCAAGAGATGCAAGAAGGTTTTACGTATTTAGAAACAGGAAAATATGCAAAAGCGGAAACGTTTTTTCAAACCGTTTTAAAGGATTATCCAAATAATAAGACTGCACGCTTGTGTTATGGACGTGCAATTGGACTTAATGGAAAACCAGAAGAAGCGAATATATTATTTACCAATTTATTAGCAGATTATCCAAGTGACTTTGAGGTAAAGCTAAATTATGGAGAGTCCTTATTATGGAATAGCAATTTTACCAAAGCTAAAACCTATTTTAAAAGTTTGATAGATGAAGACCCTAAAAGTTTTCCTGCTTTATTAAGTTATGCGAATACCCTTTCCAATTTAAAAGAATATGAAGATGCTTTAGTTTATGTAAACAAAGCATTAGAAGTGTTACCCGGAAACCCAAACGCATTAACTTCTAAAAAGTATATGTATTTAGGATATGCTTATCAGAAACAACAAGCACAGCAGTATAACGAAGCTGAATCACTGTTAAAAGAAAACCTAACCCTTTTTAATAATGACAAAGAAACCTTGTTAAACCTAGCTAACCTTTATTTAATTGCGAATCGTTTAGAGGACGCCAAAGCCACTTACGATCTATTGGCCACAAACCCGAATAATAAAATAACTGCATTGAACGGTTTAGCATTAGTATCGCATTTAAATGGTAAAGAAAAAGTAGCTTTAGAGCTTAGTAAGCAAGCCTATAAAAGTATAGATACGATTTCTGACCCATCACTAGTTCAACCTACTACAGAACGTCATATTCAAGCTCTTATTTGGAATAAACAATTTAAACCAGCTGATAAACTTATTGCTAATTTAATCAGCTCTAAACCAAATGAAAATTGGATCTTGGCCTTACGTGCAACATTAAATATATACAAAAGTGATTTTAAAAAGAGTGTTACAGATTACAATCAAATTTTAGTGAATGACAGCACCTCTTTTGATGGTAATTTAGGAAAAGCAAATGCTTTAAAAGCTTTGGGTTTTTATGATGATGCTTATCTATCGGCAGAAAACACATTAAAGTTTTACAACAATCAGAAAGATGCTTCTAATTTTATAAAAAACCTCAACACTACTTTTACTCCATCTTACGAAGGAAAGGCATCTTATACTTTTGATAACGGTGATAACGAAGCATTTGCGTTTAATAATAGTTTAGAGTTTCCATTATCTACGAAACTGAAAGCACTGGGTAGTTACAATTACAGAAACACAAGTAATTCAGTAACTGATAATAAGGCTACTTCTAATGATTTTAGTTTAGGTTTAGCTTACCAGTTACTACCTAATGTTACCTTTAGAGGTACAGCAGGTATTATGGCAGCTAATGCAAATGACACAGACTATACACAGCTATTAACAGACCTATCTTTTAATATTAAACCGTTTAAATTACAGACGTTAGATATTGGTTATAAACGCGAAGTACAAAGTTTTAACGCTGAATTATTAGATCGTGAAATAGTACAAAACAATTATTATGCTAATTATAATTTAAGTACAAATTTTAAATTAGGTTGGTTTACACAATACTATTATACATCTCAAAACGATGATAATACTAGAAACCTATTATTTACATCTTTATACTATAACATTTTAAGTAAACCTTCCTTAAAGGCTGGTTTAAACTACCAATATATTACTTTCAAAAATCAAGTACCAACCATCTATTTTAGTCCGAACAAATTTAATGCCGTTGAGGTATTTGTTAATTTAATTAAAGACGAGGTTATTACTAAACCTAAGGAATGGTTTTATGAGTTAACCGCAGCTACAGGGTTACAATACATTGAAGATGATAGTAGCCAAAGTACTTACAGAATTCAAGCGAAATTAGGATATAAATTTTCATCGCGTGCTGCAGCTAATATTTTCGGAACACGAAGTAACATTGCTTCTGCCACTGCTGCTGGTTTTACATTTACTGAAATTGGGATTCGCTTTAAATGGTATTTATTTGATTCACCGACTTTCAGAAAGTAA
- a CDS encoding DUF6923 family protein encodes MKKLIVLLALCFLNVNAQDVPFNCDYNAYLFQNNDVFAIDLASGNSYTVATDITKGSVNATAYNPVDGYIWGSLSSPEKSIVRIGKNFQTTTYYIDELPSSNRYVGDISSEGIYYLKAGGKTYYKIDLNPESDNYTKYMSAERLSQSISVHDWAFNAVDGNLYAVEKTTNILYRIDPATSNVQSLGIVPILTGLNYTYGAVYFDASGRFYVSANQTGTIYVIQNVQDLNGKNTMDSNLFAFGPSSSSNDGARCPTAPVLQEDCTNGIDDDGDGLIDCEDPSCSGYAACPVLVAPTSTANSGGLESNNRLSQQISKRNFERTKSSYKFDKTSAKKVSKTLKYGKKSSKTGIELTDFIPFGTIGEDNIIESSPKDLINITNATNIYSVDYMKENQAVASILLLETEKGVYEQTKYICDRLLGAELISVSTIEIREQKFIKALIRNIDGSLEFVLSLSVKSINGNANFGVESHWNLDRYEKDVPFYNFQIWSNSLDDLLKLGEEVLNLLEVQKPITSYNNSTPPTVFVRKGKYLKGKLDLEIVNTNKSKSVVFDGGLRASETGFVEYVSTNVDLDGNYISNVQVDAGNLFDIGFRIGDGTETPDDLFMSDGPWGYDDAAPSTSVMKYNIESNDYTFNDDDFPIERNIELEATTSEYIAAYRALTPKFSPVDLSDYNSLKMRAKGTGMLIIRLVKKGIENWETQFKTSITLTETLQDFTVPFSDFTSDNGESLELNDVTSMVFTMLAESGVKETKEMHLKQLRFTTGKTLAVENLNSGDDLLNPIVVPNPMTTSSKIHFTSQQAENVTLFVYNQLGTLVKQVSFQTVVGKNEIPLNKDNLTSGMYLCKVKSNYVEYKTTKLIVN; translated from the coding sequence ATGAAAAAATTAATAGTACTATTAGCATTATGTTTCTTAAACGTAAACGCACAAGATGTTCCGTTTAATTGTGATTATAATGCATACCTTTTTCAAAATAATGATGTTTTTGCAATAGACTTAGCGTCAGGGAATTCGTATACTGTTGCCACCGATATCACTAAAGGGAGTGTTAATGCAACGGCTTATAACCCTGTAGATGGTTATATCTGGGGTTCATTAAGTAGCCCAGAAAAATCAATAGTACGTATTGGTAAGAATTTTCAAACAACAACATATTATATAGATGAATTACCATCGAGCAATCGTTATGTTGGAGATATTAGCTCTGAAGGAATCTATTATTTAAAAGCCGGTGGTAAAACGTATTATAAAATAGATTTGAATCCTGAATCTGATAATTACACAAAATATATGTCTGCAGAACGTTTGTCTCAAAGCATTAGCGTTCACGATTGGGCTTTTAATGCCGTAGATGGAAATTTATATGCCGTTGAAAAAACTACGAATATTTTATATCGAATTGATCCTGCAACGAGTAATGTGCAATCACTTGGAATTGTTCCTATTCTTACAGGATTAAATTATACCTACGGAGCTGTTTATTTTGATGCTTCTGGTCGTTTTTACGTCTCTGCAAATCAAACAGGAACAATTTATGTTATTCAAAATGTCCAAGATTTAAACGGTAAAAACACGATGGATTCGAACTTATTTGCTTTCGGTCCTTCAAGTTCTAGTAATGATGGTGCTCGTTGTCCTACTGCTCCTGTATTACAAGAAGATTGTACGAATGGTATTGATGATGATGGTGATGGTTTAATTGACTGTGAAGATCCTTCTTGTTCAGGATATGCTGCTTGTCCTGTACTTGTAGCTCCAACTTCAACTGCTAATTCTGGAGGGTTAGAAAGTAATAATAGATTGTCACAACAAATTAGTAAACGAAATTTTGAACGTACTAAAAGTAGTTATAAGTTTGATAAGACAAGTGCGAAAAAAGTTTCGAAAACACTTAAATATGGAAAAAAATCAAGCAAAACGGGTATAGAGCTAACCGATTTTATTCCTTTTGGTACCATTGGAGAAGATAACATCATAGAGTCATCACCTAAGGATTTGATAAATATAACAAATGCCACCAATATTTATTCGGTAGATTATATGAAAGAAAATCAGGCTGTAGCTTCTATTTTATTACTTGAAACGGAAAAAGGTGTTTATGAACAAACCAAATATATATGCGATAGGTTATTAGGTGCTGAACTAATTTCAGTATCAACGATAGAAATAAGAGAACAAAAATTTATAAAAGCACTCATAAGAAATATAGATGGTTCGTTAGAGTTTGTTTTAAGCTTATCTGTAAAATCAATAAATGGTAATGCTAATTTTGGTGTAGAAAGTCATTGGAATTTAGATAGATATGAAAAAGATGTGCCTTTTTATAACTTTCAAATTTGGTCTAATTCTTTAGACGATTTATTAAAGTTAGGTGAGGAAGTACTAAATTTATTAGAAGTACAAAAGCCCATAACAAGTTATAATAATTCTACACCGCCAACAGTATTTGTTAGAAAAGGAAAATACCTTAAAGGTAAATTAGATTTAGAGATTGTGAATACGAACAAAAGTAAGTCTGTAGTTTTTGATGGCGGATTAAGAGCAAGTGAAACAGGTTTTGTGGAGTACGTATCTACAAATGTAGATTTAGACGGTAATTATATTTCTAATGTGCAGGTAGATGCAGGAAATCTTTTCGATATAGGTTTTAGAATTGGTGATGGAACAGAAACTCCAGATGATTTATTTATGTCTGACGGTCCTTGGGGATATGATGATGCTGCTCCGAGTACATCAGTAATGAAATATAACATTGAATCGAATGATTATACTTTTAATGATGATGATTTTCCAATTGAAAGAAATATAGAATTAGAAGCAACAACAAGTGAGTATATTGCTGCGTATAGAGCATTAACACCGAAATTCAGTCCTGTAGATTTATCAGATTACAATAGTTTGAAAATGAGAGCGAAAGGAACAGGGATGTTAATCATAAGATTAGTAAAAAAAGGTATTGAGAATTGGGAAACTCAATTTAAAACTTCTATAACATTAACAGAAACTTTACAAGATTTTACAGTTCCTTTTTCAGATTTTACATCTGATAACGGTGAAAGTTTAGAATTAAATGATGTAACTTCTATGGTTTTTACAATGCTTGCAGAAAGTGGTGTTAAAGAGACCAAAGAAATGCACTTAAAGCAATTGCGTTTTACTACTGGTAAAACCTTAGCTGTTGAAAATTTAAATAGTGGTGACGATTTATTAAATCCTATTGTTGTACCGAACCCAATGACCACAAGTTCTAAAATTCATTTTACATCGCAACAAGCGGAAAATGTAACCTTGTTCGTATACAATCAATTGGGTACTCTAGTAAAACAAGTGTCATTTCAAACTGTAGTTGGTAAAAATGAGATACCTCTAAATAAAGATAATTTAACTTCAGGAATGTATTTGTGTAAAGTGAAAAGTAACTATGTAGAATATAAAACCACCAAACTAATTGTAAATTGA
- a CDS encoding LytR/AlgR family response regulator transcription factor: protein MNCIIIDDEATARLIINQLCSTIKSLTVVDDFPNAIQAIKFLNQNEIDLIFLDIHMPDFTGFDFIDTLKNPPKIILTTSDANFAIQAFEYDCIVDYLVKPITPERFQKAIVKAESIKTEVKEPINIDKESALSDNHLYVNIDRRLIKIDIPSIYLVEAKGDYIRVKTEDKNYTVHSTLKKIEDKLPKDLFLKVHRSFIINIKKIIDIEDNSVLIKKDVIPVSRSNRPELMKRLNLL, encoded by the coding sequence ATGAATTGTATTATTATTGATGATGAAGCGACGGCCAGACTTATAATTAATCAATTATGCTCTACTATAAAAAGCCTTACTGTTGTAGATGATTTTCCAAATGCAATTCAAGCTATTAAGTTTTTAAATCAAAATGAGATAGATTTAATCTTTTTAGATATCCATATGCCTGATTTTACGGGCTTTGACTTTATTGATACCTTAAAAAATCCACCAAAAATTATTTTAACAACATCAGATGCTAATTTTGCTATTCAGGCATTTGAATACGATTGTATTGTAGATTATTTAGTAAAACCAATTACTCCAGAACGTTTTCAAAAAGCCATTGTAAAAGCTGAATCTATAAAAACGGAAGTTAAAGAACCTATAAATATTGATAAAGAAAGTGCTTTGTCTGATAATCATTTATATGTTAACATAGATAGGCGGTTAATTAAAATTGATATTCCTAGTATTTATCTGGTTGAAGCTAAGGGGGATTATATTCGTGTAAAAACCGAAGATAAAAATTATACAGTGCATTCAACCTTAAAAAAAATAGAAGATAAATTACCTAAAGATTTGTTTTTAAAAGTACATCGTTCCTTTATTATAAATATTAAAAAGATAATTGACATAGAAGATAATAGTGTGTTGATTAAGAAAGATGTAATTCCTGTAAGTCGCTCTAATAGGCCAGAATTAATGAAACGTTTGAATTTGCTTTAA
- a CDS encoding Hpt domain-containing protein: MEQPNLSYINSMSGGDKAFEQKLIEIIQLEFPEEKKIYFSNFNAKDFKQIAENVHKLKHKISILGLEKSYEVAVAYENNLHDGNIDLHEEFEAILTTMTNYLELL, encoded by the coding sequence ATGGAACAACCTAATTTATCATATATTAATAGCATGTCAGGTGGTGATAAAGCCTTTGAACAAAAACTTATTGAAATAATACAGTTAGAGTTTCCAGAAGAAAAAAAAATATATTTCTCAAACTTTAATGCTAAGGATTTTAAACAAATTGCTGAGAATGTTCATAAACTTAAACATAAAATTAGTATTTTAGGGCTTGAAAAAAGTTATGAGGTTGCAGTAGCTTATGAAAATAATTTACATGATGGTAATATAGACCTTCATGAAGAGTTTGAAGCGATTTTAACTACCATGACTAATTATCTAGAACTTTTATAA